Below is a genomic region from Sphaeramia orbicularis chromosome 6, fSphaOr1.1, whole genome shotgun sequence.
cctccattgctgcagaactgctttaagttgttaacccatttcttgtttgcctttttgtataattctgaaatgtacgtacattatttttcagttttgtttaaccttttgcctctggcagttcaccccttacctttgtaccatttcaagctgttcattggacttaaACTGCtttaatttcaatacaaaactggaaaaattggtgtGTTGCTCTGGTTGCATGTAATGAGAAGATGCAGAGGCTGAAAGAGCACATAGATAGAAATGACAAATGAAGCCTTTCCAGATTAACTGGGTCTTGTTTGATATCAGTCTGTGAAATCTGAGGTGTTACGTGCTCCTCTGAGCAACTTGTATTGCATATCAGTGTGACACTCTTCTTTCCTCTTCGccaccctcccccctcctccccaccACCCGCTTTATCTACAtttccactctctctctcttcccagGCCCGCTGGTTGTGCATGACCATCCACCATTGATCAGGTTTAAAACCATGGCTTTGACAAGCAGGTGTGGCTCCTCTGAAAGGTGCTTTTTGGTGTAATGTGGGAGATGGGGACAGGGGGTTgagagaagtgtgtgtgtgtgtgtgcgcgcgcgcgtgcgtgcgtgtgtgtgtgtgggtgggtgggaagAAGGTAGTGGCTAGTAAACAGGAGAGGCACCGGAGAAAGGCCATGAGAAGGCAGCAGGGAGATGACAAGATGAGGGCAGAGTGCAGGAAACTGACCGGGGGGGTTACCTCCCAATTATGGAGGGGTAATTCGCACTTTGCTTAAATTATATTTCAAGCATTTGTTTTCACTTTGATTAAAACAGTAGCCTGTGTTGTACTATGCCCTAATCTCTGCAGCTGATCAAGGTAACCATTAGAGTGCCGAACTGAGACTTTGAAGGGGATGGAGAGGCTTAGTCAATTAAATCCAGTAGGCTGCAGCCTGACAACACAGCAGGAAGAGGCACGCGGCAGACTACACCAGACACTAAGTGTGTGTGACCTACACCAAGCCGAGTACAAGGATTTACATCTCCACAGAGCAGCCCAACAATTGAGACAGgtgaacagttttgtttttcattgtgaTGTGGAAGTGATGATGGGAGTCGGGGATTTCTCTGATTTAGGGGAAagtttaaccatttcatgcatagcagtcactacagtggacagttattctacagctgttctcttgtatattcataggttgtgttgttttagttgccTATCaggcaactttgctgttcttgataaacttgatctgcagtaacatgtttgagagtaaatcaattgctatttgttattagactgtaattgacagttttcttgaacgaaaagttttttttttcatattatctccatgaaatgagtaataactactattagagtgtgctaaaatgtgagaacatcagattagctgcatttttaacattttatttcatagttttcacacagtatatcactttctgatattgtgttttaaatatatgtttcttctcttcaaaaattaaatgcatggtgtccagctgagtggacatttttgaaactccataaaaaacaggttcataaaagaTTTCAATCACAtcgtttttctcatgcctaaagaggaataaaaacactcagaaaaaaatcttgactaaggtcctcaatATTCATGCATCAAAAGGTTAAGATGATAAGAGGTGGTGATGGTTGGAGCAGCACTTGGGTTATTTAGCAGGTGTTTTTATCaaatcacatcttttttgtctgcTGCAATTCTTctttagctgtttttgtcacagaaaacatctgtgtgcttttttttttttttttagagaagtcTCTCTAGAATGTTTTTAAATAAGAATTGAATATGTAGCTTTTTACATGTAACTTTCAATGCATTGTTTCCAGGCAATAAATCAAAGCTGTTGCTCAGTTCTTCAAAGCAATGGTTCATTTAGTTAAAAGTCATGAAAACTGTTGTTCCCACTGTGACCTTGCAGGCTAAACCTTCCCATTAACGCTCATGTTGACATGTGTGAAGCTATGCTTTCCTTCTTAATCCAGATTCACTCACTCAGAGTTAGTGAATGGACAGTTTGCCCACGTGTTTTCAATGGGAGGTGGGTCATTTGTGCAGATGCTTTTATTTAAGTGGTCAGCGCCTCATGTATTTAGGTTTATTTATAGTGTGCAGTCTGACATTAGTTGGCTACTGAAGCAAACAgttaattttctgtattttttttttgtctatcagAATATTTCTTAAAGCATTTATTGTTTTGTGGAGACATATCCTATTGGATACAAGGTTAATGTACAGCAGATGGATACAGCGTTAAGGGATTATAGTAACTCCTTTAACAGTCTGCGGTCAGATAGTCAAGTTTGGCATCCGATTATAGTGCTCCGTCCTGGGTTTAGGGAGGGGGGAGGGATGAGTGTGCAGCTCATCACTCCCCAGTCCGGCCCCCAGTCACATGTGCTCAGTGCATCCATTGCAGCCGACCGGATACCTACCACGACCGGATCACACAGGCAGGGAGTGGGAGGTGTTGTTGATGCAGAGGGGGTACACAGCTCTGTGGAGACACACCTCAGGCATCAGCTCAATTTGCCATGCTGATTACATGGTGGTATTTATACCTCACAGCTCGGAACATCGTCAGACAATGCAAGTATCATTGCTTTTTTTGTGTCGTCTGCCTCTTTTCAAGGTGATCTCTGGGTGACGGGGctcagtgtgtgtgcgtgtgcgtgtgtgtgtgtgttttgaggaTAGATGGAAGTCACGGTGCTTCCATCAGTGCTACTAAGATGGGTGACAGTGAGCTTAATTTTGTAATCCTTCACCACTCTGATGTGAACAAACATCGTAAATGTAGAATTCATTAAGTGTAAATGCAGGATGTTTTTTTCCAGGATGCAGAACTCTGTTGTCTGTGTTGTGATTGTGAAAAATTTCATTTGGGTCTACATTGCACTACAAAAACATCcatacatgaaaaaaatatacTTTAATATAACTAAAATGGTCTTGCATTAAGCAAAATACAAATCTTTAAAAGGGATGGAGAGATGTTGGTTATCTATATTTCTTAAAACTAGAATGAAAGTGTAGCCATTGaaaatataaactagaaaaaTGCAACCATATGAGCCAATTCTAACTcacaaaaagtataattacagatAGGCTTAATGTTCTTAATTTGAGgttaaactaattaaaacaatcCTTTTCTTCTTATTCAAACCATTGTTTAAGGTTCTTTCTGGTTAAATCTAACTCCTTATAGCTGAAATATTTTATTGATGCAAAGATAGATAAATTCTCTAAAAATGAGATGATATACTTAACATGATTATCATTCATTTTAGAGCAAGATAAGACTTATTTccagggaaaaaagattttatttaCCTTTTCAAGATTCATTTTTGCTGGGTGGACTGTTAATGGTATTAATAGTTGTGAAATGTCTCTTAATTTTTCATAAAGTATGTctatttaggggtttttttttatttcagcttGATTTTACAAGAGCAAaagtagtttattttttattttgaggaatttattttagtttagcaGGTATCATGGCAAAAGCTTTGATTTGTTAGAAAAAGgagcaataaaatcaaacatgacttaaaaaacaaatcaagtaagtcccatattatgcaaagaTATTTTTAATATGAGCTAAAATATGTCTTAAACTTCTTGGAGGCACTAAAACAATGctcatttttactttttactttagtttttattttttttattttttcactgctcCACTTTGTTTTCATCATCTATAATGACCCTGGTTTGGACATGTTGCCTCTTGTCATTCCCTTTCTTCTCTCCTCTCATCTTCTGCAGTGAAAATGTCCTCAATCCTGCAGAAGCTCATCACTCCACTTTTCTGCGGTCCCCCTGAACCCCCCAGGAATAAAGTGACCGTGGTGGGGGTGGGCCAGGTGGGCATGGCCTGTGCGATCAGCATCCTGCTCAGGGTAAGAGTCCATGTCTCAGATTAGGTGCTGCTTCACAGGAACTGTTAATACCCAGGACTTTGATGGTAGACTGACACCAGATTACTGATCTCATGGTGTCTGCTCTGGGTCTTATCTCTTGTCTGTCCTTCACTGTAGAAACACAACTACTAGAAAGAAACAAATGTCCTTAAATATATCAAAAATGGCACATGTGAAGCAGTACAATAATCCAGTGGGGTAATATTACTTGGGTAGATATTATGTAAATGGGAAAATATTGAGTTACTGAAAGACCTAAGAActtggtcagtgtatcttttagtaattggattttcttttcagaaacaaaagaaaaactagtagtTAATTGATTTTCCTTTTagaatagaagaattaaaatttaatttcaaaGCGTGTTTctctttcagtgtcaaaacagatgaaccaaatttaaaaaatggattgattttcattttctcattctaataacaaaaactaaagttactacctgacagaaatgaaaaatgaaaatgaaaatgaaaaaaaagatagtttttccatttctgtcaggtagtaagttCATTTTTAGTAATTagaaagagaaaaggaaaatcaatcattcattcattcattttctgaacccgctttatccttactagggACACTACTTATAGGCgaaggtggagtacaccctggacatttcaccagttcatcgcagggctgacatatagagatgaacaatcactctcacattcacacctctgggcaatttagattaaccgattaacctatcagtgcatgtatttggatggtgggaggaagccggagtacccggagagaacccatgcagacacggagagaacatgcgaactccacacagaaaggtcccacccccatcgactggtgttggaatcgaacccaggaccttcttgctgtgaggcacaagtgcaaTCCACTGCAatcaatcaggtttttttttaatttagtttatctgttttgacactgagaaagaaaaacgccttgaaattcagttTGAATTATTCTGTTATAAAAACGAATATCAGTTAACCACTAGCTTTCCATTTGTTTCTGaaaggaaaatccaattaccaaaagatacacggACCCAACTTAAAACTAATAGACAAACTTGCCATCTAAAGGTAAGCATTTTTAAATGCCTGTTGTGTCTTGTTGCACTCGGTTTATTTCAGCATTAGATTTTGCTGTATTCAATTTatgttctattatttatttatttttacttttagtcTCTTTAgccttttttaagcatttttggGAGCTGTATAAATTAAATCTTCTTGTAAACAGTACCAACCCTGCGTCCCATTGATGTTTTCAGTTTGCAATTAAGaaagtaagcaacaaaatgaacaaaataatcagcaaaaaactacaaaataaccaacaaacaaaagacaaaagaaccaataaaataaagaaaaagaacaaaataattaacaaaaagatCACAAAGGATACAAAAAATCACCAAAatcaacaaagaacaaaaatcatcaacaaaatgaaccaaaactgaataaaataatcaactaaattgAATTCAACcatcaataaaatgtacaaaataagcagctgatatgaaatgtttggtTTACCACGTCTCacgtcatttattcattttactcattCATTAAATATCTTGAGGGTGGCTCATAAACCTACAAATTTCAGATCTAGACTAATACTAGCATGTATcattggaatctttttttttttttttttttaaattggacaCAGATGTTGATTAATGTAATTGACAGTAAGTTGATTCAGTAAATAATCATTGTTGTTGTATTGTTGTACTACCTTATTAATCTGCACATTTCTTATAAAGTCTTTCAAACTTCTGATGCCACATTGACAAACCACCCATTAACATGCTCTTACATGTATTTGTTCACCTGAAAAACTGTTCTGAATGATGACTGATTCTATAGTTTGCTGATAATGCTTTTTTCTGGAGTAACCTTTAGGACCCAGGATTTGTACTTATAATGTAGTATTTGTACGCTGTGGTATTTGTACATTTTGCCCTGATTTCTGTGTGAACTCATTGTTTCTTTGCAGGAACTGGCTGATGAGTTGGCTCTGGTGGATGTGATGGAGGACAAGCTCAAAGGAGAGATGATGGACCTGCAGCATGGCAGCCTTTTCCTCAAAACACCCAAAATAATTGCAGACAAAGGCAAGTTTTTACGCATTCAAAAATACTCCAGATTTGTCCTGACAGAGCAGCTTTGATTAAAGTAGGCCAGATATGGGCAGGTTCCGGCTGACTGTCTGTGAGCAAATCTGCTCTAACACATTTGGGAATATATTTAAACTGCAGAACGAGCATGTGTGTATGAAATGAAAGGTGCCATTATCAATGGGTGAGCTCTGTTTCTTCTTCAAGCACGTTTTCAACTAAATAGCTGGAGCTTTTAGCAGCTAAAGATCCAGATAAATCCTTCAGGAATTAGTGAAGCACAGATTAGAGTTCAAGTGAAATGGAATCAACCATTACAGTAATTAAACTCCAAATGATCTTCTAGATCTGTATCTGCTGAAAGTAGAAACTGGCATTTATTCCAAAGCGTTACCATGTTCAACTGATGATCAGATAATTGAGTTTTGATGGGTTAATCAGACACTGAGGACAGGGCTGTTGCTGACTTCCTCCATCTTTCTTCCAGACTACTCGGTGACGGCGAACTCTCGCATCGTGGTGGTGACAGCTGGTGTCCGTCAACAGGAAGGAGAGAGCAGGCTGAACCTGGTCCAGAGGAATGTCAACATCTTCAAGCATATCGTCCCTCAGATTGTCAGATACAGCCCCGACTGCATCATCATTGTTGTTTCCAACCCCGGTAATGTTCAACACACAAGCAAATTATCCCATGGTAAAAATTATTAAACTCAACTTGTCTATAGAGCCAAGTTTAACTTAGAAACATGGTTGAATCATATTTCAGACTTAATCGGGCTCAGTTAGTGTTTTGATATGTAGGTATTATATTCTACAGAAATAATGgtttaaatttgacattttttcattCAGTGTTGCGCTTTAGAGTGTAGAGAAGCCTTGGACATATTGAAAATGTTCCACTTTAAACTGCTGTCACTATGACTGTGTTTGCAACTGTCAACCATATTTATCACAAATGTAGTCACATTTGTCCTCTTTCAGACAGTGTAAGTGTTAGAGACCAGTGGCTTTCAGAATTTTAACTATGAGCTTCAAAGTGAGAAGGCTCCCTGAACATGCCCAATTAAACCTAATAATAAATCAGGgcagacatttctgtttaaatccaggAACGCACACTTTttatattgctgtttttttttttcatttatattatCTAGTTCAGCCAAGTCGCCTCTCTCTTATGGTGAAAAGAGAGCTCAATATAAATATTGCAGAAATATTAGTGAACTTTACCTCCTTGATTTGATTTATAGTAATGATATTTCACCAAATTTATAATGGTTCCATGTAAGAGGTAGCAGTCTCTTTGTTTTCCCTATTTCTAATAATTAGTATTGGCTTTAAAGAACATATTTGTTGATGCCCAATATAAAGGCCAGTAATCATATCCAAAGTTTTAAAGCAAGACTTAAATGCAAAATCGGTAAAAGTAATGTACATTTTCCTGTGAATGACGTCAACATGACTCTTCACCAGTTGACGTGCTGACATATGTGACCTGGAAACTGAGTGGCCTACCTAAGCATCGTGTCATTGGCAGTGGCACTAACCTGGACTCGGCCCGATTCCGTTTCCTGATGGCTGATAAACTGGGAATCCACCCGAGCAGCTTCAACGGCTGGATCCTCGGTGAACACGGAGACACCAGTGGTCAGTGAAATGTGATGATATCCCAGCATGCCGAGAGGTTGTATTTGTGGTTgattatgtgtctgtgtgtgtgttagtgcctGTGTGGAGTGGAACCAACGTGGCTGGAGTCAATCTACAGTTGTTAAACCCTGATATCGGCACTGACTCAGATGAGGAGAACTGGAAAGAGACTCACAAGATGGTGGTGAACAggtaggtcagaggtcacatcaAGCACTGAGCATTtatgtcacaagtgtttgctcctggaggattctgttgggttctgtaaattggcttgagagtctggtttcgaccagctctatatgtaaagtgtcatgagataacttttgttatgatttggcgctatataaataaaatttgattgattgattgattgattgattgggggcggccatggcttaGGTGGTACCAAAGGGTTGGCGGGTCGAAACCcgttctgtccatgtgctgttgtatccttgggcaagacacttcaccctccttgcctccagtgccactcacactggtgtatgaatgcgtatgaatgtttggtggtggtcagaggtgcCGTAGGTGCGAATTgacagccacacttctgtcagtctgccccagggcagctgtggctacatatgtagtttaccaccactacagggagaatgtgagagcgaatgaataatggatcaataatgtaaaacgctttgggtgtctagaaaagcgctatataaaatccagtccatcattattattattattattattattattattattattattattattattattattatatcacagATTACATTTGTAAACACTGAATAATATTCAACAAGAAACTAAATTTTCTGATTTATGagacattaaaataattttaaaaaacaacaaaaacatttcacACTTTAAATGCATATTGCTCATGTATGACAATGTCAGCCATAAAAACAATAATATCACTGTCAACATCTCTGCTTtaatacatgcacaaaatatcAAACTGTATTTTGTAGAGTTCTAATTGATTAACTGTAAtcaataaactgtatgaaaataaGTGTGGaattgtttaagtatttatctctTTTTTTAATGCCTCATGAATCAGGAATATTTATTTGTTGTAGCAAATTGTCACGAAAAAAGCAATTTGAGGAAAAAGTACATACCAACATCTGAAAGTTCTGATGAGTTTCAATGTGGAAATACAACAGGTTTTGTCCCAGTCTTTGCAAACATGTATCTGTGGATGTTCTTTTACAGAACAAAcactcctgaaaatgtcatgcatCTATCATGAGTAGTTGAAAAGTAACAATGTATTGAACTTAGGGTCTTTTTTTTCATCCACTAATTTTTACAGCACAATAACATAATATCAAGAACAACTGAAGTTATGTGGCAAAATTTTATATGGTGTTTACTAGAGCTAATAACATCTTATGAAATTATGAAGTGACTCTGAAACGGTCAGTTAAGAGGCCTTCAAAAATTTCACATGCATTGACCCTGAGCATTCAATCAATCATATAAACCATTATTATTACCATTCATGTGATTCCATAGTTTTATGGTCAGTTACAAcatgtgtgtttatttttacagttcatccttgtagaagccaataacgtaataatgacccataatgtaataaatttactatttttaaaatgtaataggccaataatgtaataactggccaataatgtaataaaagtcctgaatcgATAACgcaataacttttggccaataacataatgacttattacattattggctggttattacgttattggccaggtaaaaaaaattatttgcaaatgtgataactgagccaataatgtaataatatattattacattaatatcactgtatttaagtttcatttattagatataactttgataaaaaatccccccccccccatctctctctccatgtatttttctatataacttgatggttaaaatgatctctagtcctgtctgctgctaCTTAGCCTTTCAAGCTATCTCTGAACGGAGTAAAAGCACACATTTACAAGCATAGACaatggtatgatatgaaatatgtatgacatttATGAGatgtaactcactcttgaagatagtaaatttttttcagttaaagattttttgatttcccataattgaccactagatggcagtgttgTGATAttgactttcttcagttgtccaaacttcctttcttcctttccaGCACATGTTGAAAGGTAATCACTACCAAGTTAACTGACTATacctagctaactgttggctagttattagcATGATTAACTATTACAGATTGATAATATCAGGGGGTctaaacatttttaaagaaaagtgtgtatgtttgtgcatgtgtgtgtgtgtgtgtgtgtgtgtgtgtgtgtgtgtgtaggtgtgtaggtgtgtgtgtgtgtgtgtgtgtgtgtgtgtgtgtgtgtgtgtgcaccagtggtgatttctcatagactgcaagggaagcccagcttcccctaaaattatgaaaattaaatggtcagatatgtacggttgtgttgacatttcatcgaCTACAaacgtgttagaacacgttcatctcaaagacaagttcattcagaatcagctttatcacaaatcaacagacttgatgttgttaacttctcataTATTCCCATTCCACTGTTTGCTCatatgatctatggtcaatgcatttggcCGCAGATGCTCGGCGACCATGCACTTctatgggacttcatggaacagtttttttcagtgcctcaaaactggacggtaattggataaatgccatgatgttgtcccgcccccagatgcctGGCATCTCTggtggtgaatggagctgtgggcggagctcggctgggctggacgccgggcttccacatgctgattggagaatCAGTCGAAAGGATGAATCCCGTTTGAcagacagctattttgagatatactccttcaatTGACAGAATTCAatttaataccatcgcacattctgcttgtgaaatcgagagagaaaccactacgaaattactagttcatgtcttgcactgtaaataaaacacaatcattatacttccttgtttcaatttaacataatttcagagtTTTCTTGTTAACTTGGTACGATAAAAccctgaccattttcttaaaaaggaacagagggccgaatttctgtttaaataacttgacttttttttatgtaagccaacaatgagcttcccctctctgaaagacgagcagccgccactggtgtgcgcgcatctgtatctgtgtgtgtgtgtgtgttttagctgaTGACTTCTGGTAAATTTTGTGGAACGGAATGGATAAATTGACTAGATCAAATATGGGGCAAACCCTTAAAAATGTTTAGaccccctgatattatcaaactgtaatagttaataatgctaataactagccaacagttagctaggtatagtcagttaactttgaatacactctcaataatgttatatcctcttgcagtaaatatataagattgtgaatttcaacaaaatgaactgttcaccaaagaaaattgatcactgattacctttcaacatgtgtactagaaaggaagaaaggaattttggacaactgaagaaagtcaatgtcacaccactgccatctagtggtcaattatgggaaatcaaaaaatccTTAGCGCtctaacaccaaacgtatcatatctgatacatgagttttgaagccttctacatgatcagtgtgatattttttttcttgaaaaacctgatgtatacaattagatacatgcaatacacagataatccaccaggggggatgCATTTATTCACTagaggcttttccagtgacactacaagactgtcattaatgaggaacgaGGCACAGGTGGTTTTTGAAGAAGAACttcaccaattttgaaaaggttaaggtaagaaaacttttttttttcactgaaacatcAATAGGAAGAGTTACTGGGTTGATGCAATATGACATTACTCAATATTTCATGATCTATGTTTTGGTAAAACCATGTTGAAAAaggtgtatcaaatttgatacagcaGGTATGAGGTCATGTAACTCTAAATCAGTCAATTGTAATTTTAGGGACACACCAATACCGATaggagtatcggcatcggctcagatactcagtgtgtgtactcgtacaggacatccgatacaaatgcaccgataccacttacgggcgtgtgacattcacagttcagtgcagcaggtacgcggcagtggaataatgtgtgtggagtgtgaagagtgtggagatttttgaaaataaatgacggtgataaaagtaacgctgactgcaagtaacgttaaagacacagatatggacggagcattctgtccgtcctctgcgtacattccatccgtttaccaggtgctcgcagatgcgtacacagaatgagaataccagtggatgtacagagcggtgcagaccgtgccaccaacagaagtgaaaacgaaacttatcactcatttctctatcggctgaagctaagcttttaaaccttactagtgaaaatgctgcaatattagtatatatattatatatatatatatatatatatatatatatatatatatatatatatatatatatatatgtatatatatgtatatatatcatatttgtgttacctctgtcgtctccatgtttgttattactgaccttccctttcttcttcatggtatttgttcagtatggttaattcagagcggcgccccttagtggattaattgagaaatgctcattccaacacattaaatgtcagtagcagcacttttttccagtcagactaatgataacaacaataaagcacatttacaaaaggaactaagtgTAATGGTCAGAGTAcggaaactgaacccaattgcaagacccagagatggacgtaaaagttcagtgtttattaaacacaatatcaacTGACAAGTCACTGATAGTATAAATAAGGAGATCCTTGAAGACATTGAGTCCCGGATTCTTCACAGGATCCGGAGACAGGACCGGAGATTGGACCTCACAGCCCAGGCCGGTAACACGCATTGGTAACCCGACGAGGGGAAAGCAGAGGACAGTCAGTATtcgaaccaggtcatacacggagaggcaaacggaaaggcaacaggacataaggaacaggCAGGCCCACATACCAGTTAATCAGGCGAAAGGTTGAACACACGTAGAAttgttggaggcagaggcacagacaagggtcgggcaaaaggcaggagtcagaaaaggcaatctgggtcaaaaacaggcaaacagacagacaggatctaAAAACCGCTGGTAAGTATCACATGGAGGAGAATACAAACTGGTGCAGGACAAGGGGAAAGACAGGGCTTAAATatacaagagggagggaagaa
It encodes:
- the LOC115421253 gene encoding L-lactate dehydrogenase C chain isoform X1, producing MLITWWYLYLTARNIVRQLKMSSILQKLITPLFCGPPEPPRNKVTVVGVGQVGMACAISILLRELADELALVDVMEDKLKGEMMDLQHGSLFLKTPKIIADKDYSVTANSRIVVVTAGVRQQEGESRLNLVQRNVNIFKHIVPQIVRYSPDCIIIVVSNPVDVLTYVTWKLSGLPKHRVIGSGTNLDSARFRFLMADKLGIHPSSFNGWILGEHGDTSVPVWSGTNVAGVNLQLLNPDIGTDSDEENWKETHKMVVNSAYEVIKLKGYTNWAIGLSVADLTETLMRNLNRIHPVSTMVQGMYGIGDEVYLSLPCVLNSGGVSSVVNMSLADEEVAQLQASANTLWDIQKDLQDL
- the LOC115421253 gene encoding L-lactate dehydrogenase C chain isoform X2, translating into MSSILQKLITPLFCGPPEPPRNKVTVVGVGQVGMACAISILLRELADELALVDVMEDKLKGEMMDLQHGSLFLKTPKIIADKDYSVTANSRIVVVTAGVRQQEGESRLNLVQRNVNIFKHIVPQIVRYSPDCIIIVVSNPVDVLTYVTWKLSGLPKHRVIGSGTNLDSARFRFLMADKLGIHPSSFNGWILGEHGDTSVPVWSGTNVAGVNLQLLNPDIGTDSDEENWKETHKMVVNSAYEVIKLKGYTNWAIGLSVADLTETLMRNLNRIHPVSTMVQGMYGIGDEVYLSLPCVLNSGGVSSVVNMSLADEEVAQLQASANTLWDIQKDLQDL